TGTTCTGATCGCCACCAGATTTCGATACCTCGGTGATTTGTGGCAGCTCGGTCCATTCTTCGATTTTGCGAATAGAACCGGAACCGCCGCCCGCCGCGTATTTGTTTTTGTTGGTGGTATTGATGTTGCGAAGAGTGACAGCATTCTCCGCAATCGCGTCGATTTTCGCGATAACGTTATCAATACCCGACCAGTTACAGTTCACGTGAACGATATCGCCGACCGCGATATCGTCTGCGGCGCTAACGGTGATCACCGCGTGCTCAGCATTCGTCGCGCCGGTGAAAGTAATGGCCGGGCCGTAGCCCGACGCCAGATAAACATGAGCGCCGTTAGGCAGTGCAAAGCCCATAATGGTTTCTCCTTCAGAAACGGGAAAACCGGCTCAAGGCCGGTCAGTTGTGGGACATCAGAGGGCAATCAGCTGGTAATGTCTGCCCGATAATTCAGGCTGACAGGAACGGTGTAGGACACAGGTGTAGGGATGCCGCGGAATATGCCAGGCGCGCTGCTAATCCAGCAGGTAAAGTCTTTGCCTGCAATTTCCTGCCCCTCGGGGAACAATTCCGCTACTCTGCCCGCCAGGGCAACGACGGAGGTGCGGCCGGAGCCGGATGGCGCCACGACATTAATCTGGTACACGCCTGAATAAGTCCGGCAGCGCAATCCGAGATCGATTGTTCGCGGCGTAACGGGCATATCGTGAACGGCCAGGTACATCTCGTTAGCAGGAGGTGTGAACGGCACGTTCTCCCATGCAACCGAAATACCCTCGGCATCGGCCCAGGCACCCAGTCTGGCGGCCAGTGCAGATGCAATATCAGTAATCACTTATTCACCTCCCTTACAG
The Citrobacter arsenatis DNA segment above includes these coding regions:
- a CDS encoding phage tail protein, with product MGFALPNGAHVYLASGYGPAITFTGATNAEHAVITVSAADDIAVGDIVHVNCNWSGIDNVIAKIDAIAENAVTLRNINTTNKNKYAAGGGSGSIRKIEEWTELPQITEVSKSGGDQNTTQIQFLSDDRQRNLNTYKSAVSQTYSIAHDSTLPVYPLLRQLDEDEETVAAYMYVPKAKENRYWAATASFDDTPTTAVNEVETVSVVLNLQSPAMTFYKITGAAA
- a CDS encoding DUF4128 domain-containing protein codes for the protein MITDIASALAARLGAWADAEGISVAWENVPFTPPANEMYLAVHDMPVTPRTIDLGLRCRTYSGVYQINVVAPSGSGRTSVVALAGRVAELFPEGQEIAGKDFTCWISSAPGIFRGIPTPVSYTVPVSLNYRADITS